A part of Muntiacus reevesi chromosome 12, mMunRee1.1, whole genome shotgun sequence genomic DNA contains:
- the PENK gene encoding proenkephalin-A produces the protein MARFLGLCTWLLALSPGLLATVRAECSQDCATCSYRLALSTGLNPLACTLECEGKLPSLKTWETCKELLQLTKLELPPDATSTLSKQEESHLLAKKYGGFMKRYGGFMKKMDELYPLEAEEEANGGEVLGKRYGGFMKKDAEEDDGLGNSSDLLKELLGAGDQREGSLHQEGSDAEDVSKRYGGFMRGLKRSPHLEDETKELQKRYGGFMRRVGRPEWWMDYQKRYGGFLKRFAEPLPSEEEGESYSKEVPEMEKRYGGFMRF, from the exons ATGGCGCGGTTCCTGGGACTCTGCACTTGGCTGCTGGCGCTCAGCCCCGGGCTCCTGGCGACCGTGCGGGCGGAATGCAGCCAGGACTGCGCCACGTGCAGCTACCGCTTGGCGCTCTCGACCGGCCTCAACCCGCTG GCTTGCACTCTGGAATGTGAGGGGAAACTGCCTTCTCTCAAGACCTGGGAAACCTGCAAGGAGCTTCTGCAGCTGACCAAACTAGAGCTTCCTCCGGATGCCACCAGCACCCTCAGCAAACAGGAGGAGAGCCACCTGCTTGCCAAGAAGTATGGGGGCTTCATGAAGCGGTATGGGGGCTTCATGAAGAAAATGGATGAGCTATACCCCCTGGAAGCGGAGGAAGAGGCAAATGGAGGTGAGGTCCTTGGCAAGAGATACGGGGGCTTCATGAAGAAGGACGCAGAGGAAGATGACGGCCTGGGCAACTCCTCTGACCTGCTCAAGGAGCTGCTGGGAGCGGGGGACCAGAGAGAGGGGAGCCTCCACCAGGAGGGCAGTGATGCTGAAGACGTGAGCAAGAGATACGGGGGCTTCATGAGAGGCTTAAAGAGAAGCCCCCACCTGGAAGATGAAACCAAAGAGCTGCAGAAGCGATATGGGGGTTTCATGAGAAGAGTGGGTCGTCCGGAGTGGTGGATGGACTACCAGAAAAGATACGGTGGCTTCCTCAAGCGCTTCGCTGAGCCCCTGCCCTCCGAGGAAGAAGGCGAAAGTTACTCCAAGGAAGTTCctgaaatggaaaaaagatatgGAGGATTTATGAGATTTTAA